The following proteins come from a genomic window of Brachionichthys hirsutus isolate HB-005 chromosome 20, CSIRO-AGI_Bhir_v1, whole genome shotgun sequence:
- the LOC137909069 gene encoding N-lysine methyltransferase SMYD2-like — MTGSIQGVERFDSPGKGRGLRASRAFKAGELLFSSPPHSCVLSVNGRGSYCECCFTRKQGLARCGKCKKAFYCNVKCQKADWAMHKLECSAMTAFGEKWCPSEMSRLVARILAKKKTQKECCASERILLIGDMESHVDDLDNERREMREADVAGLHRFYSKHLDLPDHKDQLTLFSQVACNGFTVEDDELSHLGTAIYPDVALINHSCLPSVIVTYDGTSAEVRAVQDMKPGDELLISYIDPLYPTEDRNNRLRESYYFTCGCQECRSKSMDKTKLKLRKKSEPTEPQVINSMLQYAKKTITEFRALKHIKTPSELMEMCEQSLEEMGAVFDDSNVYMLHVMYQAMGICLYMQDSEGAIRYGEKIVQHYSKLYPPHSLNVSSLLLKLGRLYMELDRHAAGIKALQKAEAIMEVTHGKNHFYLIKLREEMKSK, encoded by the exons ATGACGGGCAGCATCCAGGGAGTGGAGAGGTTTGACAGTCCGGGAAAAGGTCGAGGTCTCCGGGCCAGCAGAGCGTTTAAAGCCGGGGAGCTGCTGTTTTCCAGCCCCCCGCACTCCTGCGTGCTGTCAGTCAACGGGAGGGGCTCCTACTGCGAGTGCTGCTTCACCAG GAAACAAGGTTTGGCGAGATGTGGGAAGTGCAAGAAAGCCTTCTACTGCAATGTGAAATGCCAG AAAGCGGACTGGGCCATGCACAAGCTGGAGTGCTCAGCAATGACTGCTTTCGGAGAGAAATGGTGCCCGTCAGAGATGTCCCGCCTGGTGGCTCGGATCCTTGCCAAGAAG AAAACTCAGAAAGAATGTTGCGCCTCTGAGAGGATCTTGCTAATAGGAGACATGGAATCAC ACGTGGACGACCTAGATAATGAGAGACGGGAGATGCGTGAGGCAGACGTTGCCGGATTGCATCGTTTTTACTCCAAACACTTGGATCTGCCTGACCATAAAGACCAGCTCACACTGTTTTCCCAG GTTGCCTGTAATGGTTTCACTGTAGAGGATGACGAGCTGTCCCATCTGGGTACGGCCATCTACCCAGA TGTGGCTCTAATAAACCACAGCTGTCTTCCCAGCGTCATCGTCACGTATGACGGGACGTCGGCTGAAGTTCGGGCGGTGCAGGACATGAAGCCTGGAGATGAA CTACTCATCAGCTACATAGACCCCCTCTATCCAACAGAAGACCGCAACAACCGGCTGAGAGAGTCCTACTACTTCACCTGTGGGTGCCAGGAATGCAGAAGCAAGTCCATG GACAAGACAAAGTTGAAACTACGCAAGAAGAGTGAACCCACTGAGCCGCAGGTCATCAACAGCATGTTGCAGTATGCCAAGAAAACCATCACAGAGTTCCGAGCTCTCAAGCACATCAAAA CCCCCAGTGAGCTGATGGAGATGTGCGAGCAGAGCTTGGAGGAGATGGGAGCCGTGTTCGACGACTCCAACGTGTACATGCTCCACGTGATGTATCAGGCCATGGGGATTTGTCTCTACATGCAAGACTCAGAGGGAGCCATCCGATACGGGGAGAAGATCGTTCAGCATTACAG caagCTATATCCGCCCCACTCTTTGAATGTGTCCTCCCTGCTCCTGAAGTTGGGCAGGTTGTACATGGAGCTGGACAGACACGCAGCTGGCATCAAGGCTCTCCAGAAG gcAGAGGCCATAATGGAGGTGACTCATGGAAAGAATCACTTCTACCTGATCAAGCTGCGTGAAGAGATGAAAAGCAAGTGA